From a single Bacillus pumilus genomic region:
- a CDS encoding type I polyketide synthase, translating to MSDQEQWSESGLEIAVVGLAGTFPGAPNVQAFWENLSQGKESVTFFTDEELKAAGVDETLLKRSDYVKAKPYLKHASSFDADFFGYSPREASIMDPQIRLMHECTWHALEDAGYEPEQYEGLIGLYAGASSNLSWMGQHMSSLAKNEDVFQIMHLNDPSFASRIAYKLNLKGPSVSVQTACSTSLVAIHMACQGLIGGECDLALAGGVTLHQPQITGYQYQEGMIYSPDGHCRPFDEKAKGTVFGEGAGVVALKRLKDAIEDGDFIYAVVKGSATNNDGSNKVGYTAPSVSGQASVIESALEMAETEPETISYIEAHGTGTPVGDPIEIEALTRAFQTDQQGYCRIGSVKANIGHLDAASGVAGFIKTVMMLHHRQFVPMPHFEKPNHRISFDQTPFYVGTDKEEWKTSQLPRRAGVSAFGIGGANAHVILEEAQPRKTNSKASSKELIVLSARSTHDLKKMTKNLKEYVSSYPDLSLGEAAYTLQSGRKAFKYRKAFVCSTREELLAELQLLNEETAGRESHLYKRINMKLTGYHESGLRDYIELYEKDPSFKTEVDRIVSLVQSAVPIKKDELFHPKQSRQSEVAMLIMTSAFANMLRSFGIEPDGWIGEGSGVWTALYAAGGLELNDAVSIVYHLHDTEMVNQRLASLPQRTLQQPVYLQQTGEELITFDPSSAKGLLNMDQPVKSPMIEQESPALIIDLSMKQGIVFEKGAEKTTEPLDGDMLQIAGVLWEIGVGLAFPVTDEKNRQRIPLPGYPFHKTDFSAQTNTMAAIEPQKPQNEQRVFASLASLQKEIHDIVQTHFGFDQMDDESPFFEFGATSLDISQLAAKISEHVDKQIDTVQLYRFATVASLAEYLFEEQSEQVQTPVSRPVKNTSQEHTDIAIVGMAGRFPGASSLEDFWQRLVNGEEMIHFFTEEELKKAGLDASVYQHPNFIGAKGRLQEIEGFDADFFNYSAREAELMDPQFRLLHECAWEALEDAGCDPDRMAGKIGVYTGTSPNHEWLTRFAHQMEATEQFSAMLLNDREFFSTQLSYKLNLHGPSVTMQTACSTSLVNIGMACQALLNQECDAALAGGVTVSSPENIGYIYQDGMIQSKDGHCRPFDQEASGTIFGDGAGIVLLKRYEDAMRDGNPIHAVIKGVGVNNDGSRKAGFTAPSVEGQAEVLKETYEKSGIDPVSIGYIEAHGTGTKMGDPIEVSALSQVFKGTDPLTIPIGSVKSNVGHLNSAAGIAGLFKAILALQHKTIPPTIHYESPNQEIPFKDTPFYVNQKALYWKEADGPRRAGVSSFGIGGTNAHMIIEEGIQAKQKPASTQKQLLVLSAKTDTALAKMTEQLKQYVIQHPQVPLEDIAYTLRYGRKQFPYRKAIVLASADEWMQQKQLETSVFRSKKWRKATFMFSGQGAQYAGMMRGLYDAEPVFKWEVDRCFKYVMETEQVDLKGIVFSEDETNEDITKTSNAQPLLFIFEYALAKLLQHSGVEPESMIGHSIGEYVAACLSGVFSLESALTLVMARGRLMQDMEKGAMLSVQLPEAELGSMIDQSLSIAAVNAKDLCVVSGKEEHIAAFEKKLQDKEIITRQLHTSHAFHSYMMEPMLEAFQQIVEKVEFHEPAIPFVSNVTGTWATSEEVMTASYWTNHLRGTVRFHEGLSQLLTDEVRALIEVGPGNSLTALAKRHENKESHHDVLNMVRHTREQADDHAYFLKRIGELWAGGYEVKAQQHPTQEERQLVSLPTYPFERKRYWIEAGKPASPQLSAPKETKKKEIEEWFYLPSWEQQPLKPVFEKETEEQTWLIFREQDAFHELFTHSFKQKGIKVISVTKGEAYQEQDDSFKINPAEGQHYRNMLDSLSNRGINIQRILHLWEAAKEDDNSNRQAAFQAHIEKGYYSLIFLSQAIAAQKNIRECRLFTITSGIQPVTGNETICAEKSAMLGPCKVISQEYHHIKCWNIDVEDVPGVMSWKEQVLVDLILQEIMQPGKDQLVAYRHRKRWVQSYKHLPLQKEDGLPKMIRPNGVYLITGGLGGIGFVLSKMLAKEGNVHLYLTGRTALPPRNEWASYVQQANADEAQRTRIEKVLELERLGATVEAVQANAGDLDQMKRVFDAIRKKHGGVHGVFHAAGLPGSTSFRAIKDIPSTLAQGEDQFQSKVKGLDVLEQLLEQEQADFCLLFSSISALLGGLGFSAYSAANLYMDAFAARLNQHSQTPWMCVNWDAWNFWGELESTIGESINELAILPEEGAELFQYVLSNRQNRHMLVSTGNLDERIDQWLSLESKTATDEDSYEVSKHERPELGNPYVAPRNETEKAICQVWQDFMGMEQVGIHDNFFDLGASSLDIVQVTNRLNQALQTNEAVVTLFTYPSVAELAKYIQPSDDSKEEAMEEELAVVTSGDRRARFKQQRNKRLRGGIENE from the coding sequence ATGTCTGATCAAGAGCAATGGAGCGAATCTGGACTTGAAATTGCAGTTGTAGGATTAGCAGGTACATTTCCTGGGGCACCGAATGTGCAAGCGTTTTGGGAAAATCTATCGCAAGGGAAAGAATCCGTTACGTTTTTCACTGATGAAGAATTAAAGGCAGCGGGTGTAGATGAGACGCTGCTAAAACGTTCTGATTATGTCAAGGCAAAGCCATATTTAAAACATGCATCATCATTTGATGCAGACTTTTTTGGCTACTCTCCGCGAGAGGCATCGATTATGGACCCGCAAATTCGATTGATGCATGAATGCACATGGCATGCGCTTGAGGATGCAGGCTATGAACCTGAGCAATACGAAGGATTAATTGGTCTTTATGCCGGGGCATCTAGCAATCTATCGTGGATGGGGCAGCATATGTCATCACTTGCAAAGAACGAAGATGTGTTTCAAATCATGCATCTCAATGACCCATCCTTTGCTTCGCGAATTGCCTATAAATTAAATCTAAAAGGTCCAAGCGTATCGGTGCAAACGGCTTGCTCCACATCGCTTGTTGCGATCCATATGGCCTGCCAAGGATTAATCGGCGGTGAATGTGACCTTGCGTTAGCAGGAGGTGTCACACTCCATCAGCCGCAAATCACAGGCTATCAATACCAAGAAGGAATGATTTATTCTCCTGATGGTCATTGCCGTCCGTTTGATGAAAAAGCAAAAGGAACCGTTTTTGGTGAAGGTGCAGGCGTTGTTGCGCTAAAACGATTAAAAGATGCGATAGAAGATGGAGATTTTATTTATGCTGTTGTAAAAGGATCTGCAACGAACAATGATGGAAGTAATAAAGTCGGCTATACAGCCCCAAGTGTGAGTGGACAGGCAAGTGTTATTGAATCTGCGTTAGAAATGGCTGAGACAGAACCAGAGACGATTTCTTATATCGAAGCACATGGAACGGGTACGCCTGTTGGAGATCCGATTGAGATTGAGGCGCTTACTCGTGCTTTTCAAACAGATCAACAAGGCTATTGCCGAATTGGATCAGTCAAAGCCAATATTGGGCATTTAGATGCCGCAAGCGGCGTAGCTGGTTTTATCAAAACAGTCATGATGCTGCATCATCGTCAATTTGTCCCGATGCCGCACTTTGAGAAGCCGAATCACCGCATTTCTTTTGATCAAACCCCATTTTATGTTGGGACAGACAAAGAGGAGTGGAAGACATCTCAATTGCCAAGGAGAGCTGGAGTCAGTGCCTTTGGTATAGGGGGAGCGAATGCTCATGTCATCTTAGAGGAGGCACAGCCGAGAAAAACAAACAGCAAGGCCTCGTCCAAAGAATTAATTGTGCTCTCAGCTAGATCAACGCATGATCTGAAGAAGATGACAAAAAACTTAAAGGAATATGTCTCCTCATATCCTGATCTCTCACTTGGTGAAGCAGCTTATACCTTACAAAGTGGAAGAAAGGCTTTCAAATATCGAAAAGCGTTTGTCTGTTCCACGCGGGAAGAGTTATTAGCGGAGCTGCAATTGCTGAATGAAGAGACAGCAGGCAGAGAAAGTCATCTTTATAAACGGATCAACATGAAGCTGACGGGGTACCATGAGTCAGGTTTACGTGATTACATCGAGCTGTATGAGAAAGATCCTTCTTTCAAAACAGAAGTGGATCGAATCGTAAGCCTCGTCCAATCCGCTGTACCTATCAAAAAAGATGAGCTGTTCCATCCTAAACAAAGCCGTCAATCAGAAGTGGCGATGCTGATCATGACATCGGCTTTTGCCAACATGCTAAGATCATTCGGAATTGAACCAGATGGCTGGATTGGAGAAGGCAGCGGAGTCTGGACAGCTTTATATGCAGCAGGCGGCCTTGAGCTAAATGATGCGGTATCTATTGTGTACCATCTTCATGACACCGAGATGGTTAATCAAAGGCTGGCTTCCCTGCCTCAGAGGACACTTCAACAGCCTGTTTACTTGCAGCAAACCGGGGAGGAACTAATCACTTTCGACCCATCGTCTGCAAAAGGTCTTCTTAATATGGATCAGCCTGTAAAATCACCAATGATTGAGCAAGAATCACCAGCTTTGATCATTGACCTTTCAATGAAACAAGGGATTGTATTTGAAAAGGGAGCAGAAAAAACAACCGAACCACTTGATGGAGACATGCTTCAAATTGCAGGTGTTCTTTGGGAAATAGGAGTCGGCTTAGCCTTTCCTGTAACAGATGAGAAGAACAGGCAGCGTATTCCGCTGCCTGGGTACCCATTTCATAAAACCGATTTCTCGGCACAAACAAATACGATGGCAGCCATTGAACCGCAAAAGCCGCAGAATGAACAGCGTGTCTTTGCTTCACTCGCTTCTTTACAAAAAGAGATTCACGACATTGTGCAAACTCATTTTGGGTTTGATCAAATGGATGATGAATCGCCATTTTTTGAATTTGGTGCGACATCCCTTGATATTTCTCAGCTTGCAGCGAAAATATCTGAGCACGTGGACAAGCAAATTGACACTGTGCAATTGTATCGGTTTGCGACAGTGGCAAGTCTTGCTGAATATTTATTTGAAGAACAGTCAGAACAGGTTCAAACGCCTGTTTCTCGCCCAGTAAAAAACACGTCCCAGGAGCATACTGATATTGCGATTGTCGGAATGGCTGGAAGATTCCCAGGAGCTTCATCGCTAGAAGACTTTTGGCAGCGTCTTGTGAATGGCGAGGAAATGATTCACTTTTTCACAGAAGAAGAGCTCAAGAAAGCAGGGCTGGATGCGTCTGTCTACCAGCATCCGAATTTCATTGGAGCAAAAGGTCGTTTACAAGAGATCGAAGGCTTTGATGCAGACTTCTTTAACTATTCTGCTAGAGAGGCAGAGCTAATGGATCCGCAGTTCAGGCTCTTGCATGAATGTGCTTGGGAAGCGCTGGAGGATGCTGGCTGTGACCCTGATCGAATGGCAGGGAAAATTGGCGTTTATACAGGAACGAGTCCAAACCATGAGTGGCTGACGCGCTTTGCCCATCAAATGGAAGCAACTGAGCAGTTCAGCGCCATGCTGTTAAATGATCGTGAGTTTTTTAGTACGCAGCTTTCTTATAAATTGAATTTGCACGGGCCTAGTGTGACCATGCAGACAGCTTGTTCGACCTCACTTGTCAACATAGGCATGGCCTGTCAAGCATTATTGAATCAAGAATGTGATGCCGCACTGGCTGGCGGTGTGACGGTCAGTTCTCCAGAAAATATCGGCTACATCTATCAAGATGGGATGATTCAATCAAAAGATGGACATTGCCGTCCGTTTGACCAAGAGGCGAGCGGAACCATTTTCGGAGATGGAGCGGGGATTGTTCTGCTAAAACGTTATGAAGATGCGATGAGAGACGGCAACCCTATTCATGCGGTCATCAAAGGGGTTGGTGTGAACAATGATGGCAGCCGAAAAGCTGGTTTTACAGCTCCGAGTGTGGAAGGACAAGCAGAGGTTTTAAAAGAAACGTATGAAAAATCAGGTATCGATCCCGTGTCTATCGGTTATATAGAAGCTCACGGTACGGGGACAAAAATGGGAGATCCAATTGAGGTATCCGCTCTTAGCCAAGTGTTCAAAGGGACAGATCCGCTGACGATTCCGATCGGTTCTGTGAAAAGTAATGTCGGACACTTAAATAGTGCGGCAGGGATTGCAGGTCTGTTTAAAGCCATTTTGGCTCTCCAGCATAAAACGATCCCGCCAACCATTCATTATGAATCACCCAATCAGGAAATTCCTTTCAAAGATACACCGTTTTATGTGAATCAAAAGGCGTTGTATTGGAAGGAAGCAGATGGTCCGAGAAGAGCGGGAGTCAGCTCTTTTGGTATCGGCGGAACGAACGCCCATATGATCATAGAAGAGGGCATACAGGCGAAGCAAAAACCAGCTTCTACCCAAAAGCAGCTGCTCGTCTTATCTGCTAAAACAGATACTGCTTTAGCGAAAATGACAGAGCAATTAAAGCAGTATGTGATTCAGCATCCTCAAGTCCCGCTTGAAGATATTGCTTATACATTGCGGTATGGCAGAAAGCAGTTTCCATACCGAAAAGCGATCGTACTCGCGTCTGCTGATGAATGGATGCAGCAGAAACAGCTTGAAACGAGCGTGTTCCGAAGCAAAAAATGGCGCAAAGCAACCTTTATGTTTTCAGGTCAAGGCGCTCAGTATGCTGGTATGATGCGCGGGTTATATGATGCAGAGCCAGTGTTCAAATGGGAAGTAGATAGATGCTTTAAATATGTAATGGAAACGGAGCAAGTGGATTTAAAGGGCATTGTTTTTTCCGAGGATGAAACGAACGAAGACATCACAAAAACGTCAAATGCCCAACCGCTCCTCTTTATATTTGAGTATGCATTAGCCAAATTGCTTCAACATAGCGGTGTTGAGCCAGAATCAATGATTGGACACAGTATCGGCGAATACGTTGCCGCTTGTTTGTCAGGGGTCTTTTCTCTCGAGTCTGCATTAACACTCGTGATGGCAAGAGGAAGATTAATGCAAGACATGGAAAAAGGCGCGATGCTTAGTGTGCAATTACCAGAGGCGGAACTCGGCTCGATGATCGATCAATCGCTTTCTATTGCTGCTGTCAATGCAAAAGACCTTTGTGTCGTTTCTGGAAAAGAAGAGCATATCGCTGCATTTGAAAAGAAACTGCAAGACAAAGAAATTATCACAAGACAGCTCCATACTTCTCATGCCTTTCATTCCTACATGATGGAGCCTATGCTTGAGGCGTTTCAACAAATCGTAGAAAAAGTAGAATTCCACGAGCCGGCGATTCCGTTTGTATCGAATGTTACAGGCACCTGGGCGACAAGTGAAGAGGTGATGACAGCATCTTATTGGACGAACCACCTGCGTGGAACCGTTCGTTTTCATGAAGGTCTATCTCAGCTGTTAACCGATGAAGTACGAGCACTCATTGAAGTTGGACCTGGAAACAGCTTGACGGCATTAGCGAAACGTCATGAAAACAAAGAGTCACATCATGATGTCCTGAATATGGTGAGGCATACGAGAGAACAAGCAGATGACCATGCATATTTCTTAAAGAGAATAGGAGAGCTATGGGCAGGGGGCTACGAGGTCAAAGCGCAGCAACATCCAACTCAAGAGGAACGTCAGCTCGTATCGCTGCCGACCTATCCATTTGAGCGGAAACGATATTGGATTGAAGCAGGAAAGCCCGCGTCTCCGCAGCTATCCGCTCCTAAGGAAACGAAGAAGAAAGAGATAGAAGAATGGTTCTACCTGCCTTCATGGGAACAGCAGCCGCTCAAACCAGTTTTCGAAAAAGAAACAGAAGAACAAACGTGGCTCATTTTCAGGGAACAGGATGCTTTTCATGAACTGTTTACCCATTCATTTAAGCAAAAAGGGATCAAGGTCATTTCTGTCACAAAGGGTGAAGCTTATCAAGAGCAAGATGATTCCTTTAAGATCAATCCGGCAGAAGGCCAGCACTACCGAAATATGCTAGATTCATTGTCTAATAGAGGCATCAATATTCAGCGGATTCTGCATTTATGGGAAGCTGCGAAAGAAGATGACAACTCGAATCGTCAAGCCGCCTTTCAGGCGCACATTGAAAAAGGCTATTACAGCTTAATTTTCTTATCCCAAGCGATTGCTGCCCAAAAAAATATTCGAGAATGCCGTCTGTTTACGATCACTAGCGGAATTCAGCCAGTCACAGGCAATGAGACGATATGTGCAGAGAAAAGTGCAATGCTTGGACCATGTAAAGTCATTTCACAGGAATACCATCATATTAAGTGCTGGAATATCGATGTGGAAGACGTGCCAGGAGTCATGTCTTGGAAGGAACAAGTCCTTGTCGATCTTATTTTGCAGGAAATCATGCAGCCTGGAAAGGACCAGCTTGTGGCGTATCGTCATCGAAAGCGCTGGGTGCAGAGCTACAAGCATTTGCCGCTGCAAAAAGAAGATGGACTTCCGAAGATGATCAGGCCAAATGGTGTGTATCTGATTACAGGAGGTTTAGGCGGTATAGGATTTGTTCTGTCAAAGATGCTGGCGAAGGAAGGAAATGTACATCTTTATTTAACTGGAAGAACGGCATTGCCGCCAAGAAATGAATGGGCGTCATATGTTCAACAAGCAAATGCCGATGAAGCGCAGCGCACGAGAATTGAAAAGGTGCTTGAGCTCGAACGGTTAGGGGCAACAGTAGAAGCGGTGCAGGCGAATGCAGGAGATCTTGATCAGATGAAACGTGTATTTGATGCCATTCGCAAAAAGCATGGCGGCGTTCATGGTGTATTCCATGCAGCAGGATTACCAGGAAGTACATCCTTCCGTGCAATCAAAGATATCCCTTCTACACTGGCGCAGGGAGAGGATCAATTCCAATCAAAGGTGAAAGGGCTTGATGTGCTAGAGCAGCTGCTGGAACAAGAACAAGCAGACTTTTGTCTTCTCTTTTCTTCCATCAGTGCATTGCTTGGGGGCTTAGGATTCTCTGCTTACTCAGCGGCTAACTTATATATGGATGCATTTGCAGCTAGACTTAATCAACATAGTCAAACCCCGTGGATGTGTGTGAACTGGGATGCATGGAATTTCTGGGGTGAGCTAGAATCCACAATTGGTGAATCGATCAATGAGCTTGCGATTTTACCAGAAGAGGGTGCTGAGCTGTTCCAGTATGTTCTGTCTAACCGGCAGAATCGACACATGCTCGTGTCCACAGGAAATCTTGATGAACGGATAGATCAATGGCTGTCACTAGAGTCTAAGACCGCAACAGATGAGGATTCATATGAAGTGTCTAAGCACGAAAGACCAGAGCTGGGCAATCCATATGTGGCGCCTCGAAATGAAACTGAAAAAGCGATCTGTCAAGTTTGGCAGGACTTTATGGGCATGGAACAAGTGGGCATTCACGACAATTTCTTTGATCTCGGCGCAAGCTCGCTGGATATTGTTCAAGTCACCAATCGGTTAAATCAAGCACTTCAAACAAATGAAGCGGTTGTGACCTTGTTTACGTACCCTTCTGTTGCAGAGCTTGCGAAATATATCCAGCCCTCTGATGACTCGAAGGAAGAAGCGATGGAAGAAGAACTAGCCGTCGTCACTTCAGGTGATCGAAGAGCTCGTTTTAAACAGCAACGGAATAAAAGATTGAGAGGCGGAATCGAGAATGAATGA